A window from Zingiber officinale cultivar Zhangliang chromosome 7A, Zo_v1.1, whole genome shotgun sequence encodes these proteins:
- the LOC122000977 gene encoding probable protein phosphatase 2C 24, which produces MMAEIFHGVASCGAEATAMSSCESGPLAKIERRMDMRRLKFVPGTETPDLVEMETSRKRRRLGESGGATAECKENSEPPASGSTEPSPVGASKVLKMTDRCPRYGASEVCGRRKDMEDAVSIRPDFLQRGDLTLGKHHFFGVFDGHGCSHVAALCRDRMHQLVAEDVVVLGLDATSTQKAWRGTMERSFARMDAETANRDGIRSGPGCRCELQPPRSDHVGSTAVVAVVSPTHIVVANCGDSRAVLCRNGVPIPLSSDHKPDREDELLRIEEAGGRVIYWDGPRVLGVLAMSRAIGDDYLKPYVIPDPEVTVTKRDEGDECLILASDGLWDVLSNETACKIARMCLQGGGRRGEAAETATASRSEDDDGEQGGGGADSSCLDAALLLTKLALARQSADNISVVLVDLRNQRKRDTAANPQ; this is translated from the exons ATGATGGCTGAGATCTTCCATGGAGTTGCGAGCTGCGGTGCGGAGGCCACGGCGATGAGTTCGTGTGAGTCTGGGCCACTGGCGAAGATTGAGCGGCGGATGGATATGCGGAGGCTCAAGTTCGTCCCCGGTACGGAGACTCCTGACTTGGTGGAGATGGAAACTAGCAGGAAGCGTCGGAGGTTGGGTGAATCTGGCGGCGCAACTGCCGAGTGCAAGGAGAATTCCGAGCCGCCGGCGAGTGGGAGTACCGAGCCTTCTCCTGTAGGGGCGTCAAAGGTATTGAAAATGACGGATAGGTGTCCTAGGTATGGGGCATCGGAGGTCTGCGGAAGGAGGAAAGATATGGAAGATGCGGTCTCCATTCGTCCTGATTTCCTCCAGCGAGGCGATCTGACTCTGGGCAAGCACCATTTTTTCGGCGTGTTTGATGGGCATGGTTGCTCTCAT GTGGCCGCGCTATGTAGGGATCGGATGCATCAATTAGTGGCGGAGGATGTGGTAGTGCTGGGATTGGATGCCACGTCTACGCAGAAGGCATGGAGGGGGACGATGGAGAGGAGCTTCGCCCGGATGGATGCGGAGACAGCCAATAGGGACGGCATCCGCTCGGGCCCAGGCTGCCGGTGCGAGCTTCAGCCGCCTAGATCGGACCATGTGGGTTCTACTGCAGTGGTCGCCGTCGTTAGCCCAACCCACATCGTGGTCGCCAATTGTGGCGACTCGCGCGCCGTTCTCTGCCGCAACGGCGTTCCGATCCCGCTTTCCTCCGATCACAAG CCAGATCGGGAAGATGAGCTGCTGCGGATTGAAGAAGCCGGTGGTCGGGTGATCTATTGGGATGGGCCGAGGGTGCTCGGGGTGCTTGCCATGTCTCGAGCCATAG GAGACGACTACTTGAAGCCGTACGTGATCCCAGATCCGGAGGTGACGGTCACAAAGCGTGACGAGGGCGACGAGTGCCTGATCCTGGCGAGCGATGGGTTGTGGGACGTGTTGAGCAACGAGACCGCCTGCAAGATCGCGAGGATGTGCCTGCAGGGAGGGGGCCGCCGCGGCGAAGCTGCAGAGACGGCCACCGCGAGCCGAAGTGAGGACGACGACGGAGAACAGGGCGGAGGCGGCGCTGACTCGTCGTGCTTAGACGCGGCGTTGCTGCTGACCAAGCTGGCCTTGGCGAGGCAGAGTGCGGACAACATCAGCGTAGTCCTCGTGGATCTCAGAAACCAGCGGAAGAGGGACACGGCGGCGAACCCCCAATAG